A window of Castanea sativa cultivar Marrone di Chiusa Pesio chromosome 1, ASM4071231v1 contains these coding sequences:
- the LOC142611875 gene encoding embryogenesis-associated protein EMB8-like has translation MATTSVSPLSSFRHRSRIISTPNQFLSLYPTVKTNKFSAVHVSSSTTTAMPSSDLPEAQAHPSLEIIGGATESVLPVLNSTLTRNPYDPFPFFGWNRHVETIYASFFRTRPNVRLRRECLRTKDNGSVALDWVSGDDRQLPPDSPLLILLPGLTGGSGDSYVRHMLVRARSKGWRVVVFNSRGCGDSPVTTPQFYSASFIGDMHEVVEHVSSRYPKANLYAVGWSLGANILVRYLGQESHSSPLSGAVSLCNPFNLVIADEDFHKGFNNVYDKALAKSLCKIFKNHALLFEDIGGEYNIPLAANAKSVRDFDQGLTRVSFGFKSVDDYYSNSSSSDTIKHVRIPLLCIQAANDPIAPSRGIPREDIKENPNCLLIVTPKGGHLGWVAGVDAPRGASWTDSIVMDYLEHLESGALKGITSCSHSVDVGQCTEGLHSLKV, from the exons ATGGCGACTACCTCAGTCTCACCTCTCTCTTCATTCCGCCATCGCAGTCGAATTATATCCACACCAAaccaatttctctctctctacccgACAGTCAAAACCAACAAATTCTCAGCCGTCCACGTCAGCAGCAGCACCACCACCGCAATGCCTAGTAGTGACCTTCCCGAAGCTCAGGCTCATCCGTCGCTGGAAATCATCGGCGGAGCAACGGAGTCAGTCCTCCCAGTTCTCAACTCGACCCTGACCCGAAATCCGTACGACCCGTTTCCTTTCTTCGGGTGGAACCGCCACGTGGAGACCATCTACGCCTCCTTCTTCCGGACCCGCCCTAACGTCAGACTCCGCCGTGAGTGCCTCCGTACCAAAGATAACGGCTCCGTCGCCCTCGATTGGGTCTCCGGTGACGACCGTCAGCTGCCACCCGATTCTCCGCTACTCATTTTACTG CCAGGTTTAACGGGAGGGAGTGGGGACTCGTACGTGAGGCACATGTTGGTTAGAGCAAGAAGCAAAGGTTGGCGTGTGGTGGTGTTCAATAGCCGAGGTTGTGGGGATAGCCCTGTCACCACTCCTCAG TTCTATTCAGCTTCGTTTATAGGAGACATGCATGAAGTGGTGGAGCATGTTTCTTCTAGGTACCCAAAAGCTAATTTATATGCTGTTGGTTGGTCTCTTGGGGCCAACATTCTTGTTCGTTATTTGGGTCAG GAATCTCATAGTTCCCCTCTTTCTGGAGCTGTGTCACTGTGTAATCCTTTCAATTTGGTCATTGCAGATGAGGACTTCCATAAGGGCTTTAACAATGTCTATGACAAAGCTCTTGCTAAATCTCtctgcaaaattttcaagaa TCATGCTCTTCTCTTTGAAGACATAGGTGGTGAATACAATATCCCATTGGCTGCCAATGCAAAGTCTGTTAGGGATTTTGATCAAGGACTGACCCGTG TTTCTTTTGGTTTCAAGTCAGTGGATGATTACTACTCCAATTCTAGTAGTTCAGACACAATAAAGCATGTCCGCATACCTTTGCTTTGCATTCAG GCAGCAAATGATCCAATTGCTCCATCTAGAGGAATCCCTCGTGAAGATATCAAG GAAAATCCGAACTGTTTGTTGATAGTGACACCCAAAGGTGGCCATCTAGGGTGGGTTGCTGGCGTTGATGCTCCACGTGGGGCTTCTTGGACTGATTCCATTGTTATGGACTACCTTGAGCATCTAGAGAGTGGAGCATTAAAAGGCATTACATCTTGTAGTCATTCTGTAGATGTGGGGCAATGTACAGAGGGCTTGCACAGCCTAAAAGTTTAG
- the LOC142624083 gene encoding uncharacterized protein LOC142624083: MVAKLLRKAQKYMNAKDAVLAKEMKGKRKRDEGTSNNRNKKKETRSVEQTTGKKKKELPNRRPKFTNFTPLIMPIEQMKMDKKRIRPFTSPLVSFTGDRIVPRGIITLTITAGIYPAQAKSSDINILLESEISNNPWVGEIKGDQVLAKECYQTALASRENHTYVINEPEPIFEPSETLQEVEVILGDLSKVLKIGLALSTREKEKMVSLLRANQDVFVWKHEDMPGIDRKIIQHRLNINPECKPVQHKRRIFALERNRVVTEEVKKLLEAGFIKEVFYPDCLANMVMVKKSNDKWRMYVDFIDLNQACSKDSFPLSRIDQLVDSTAGYKLLSFTNAFSRYN, from the exons ATGGTCGCAAAATTGCTTCGAAAAGCtcagaagtacatgaatgcaaAAGATGCGGTGCTTGCAAaggaaatgaaaggaaaaaggaagagagacgAAGGAACAAGCAATAATCGCAATAAGAAGAAGGAGACACGAAGTGTTGAGCAGaccacaggaaaaaaaaaaaaggaacttcCGAATAGGAGGCCAAAGTTCACTAACTTTACCCCTCTAATAATGCCAATTGAGCAA ATGAAAATGGATAAGAAAAGGATCAGGCCTTTCACCTCTCCTCTGGTGAGCTTCACTGGGGATAGAATTGTCCCTAGGGGCATCATCACTCTAACAATAACTGCAGGCATTTACCCAGCACAG GCTAAGAGTAGCGACATCAATATATTACTTGAAAGTGAAATTTCCAACAACCCATGGGTAGGAGAAATCAAAGGAGATCAAGTTCTGGCAAAAGAGTGCTACCAAACTGCCTTAGCATCTAGGGAGAACCACACATATGTAATTAATGAACCAGAGCCCATCTTCGAACCATCAGAAACACTACAAGAAGTTGAGGTCATCCTAGGAGATTTGTCAAAAGTATTAAAGATAGGATTAGCACTTTCGACtcgagaaaaagagaagatggttTCCCTCTTGAGGGCAAACCAAGATGTGTTCGTGTGGAAGCACGAGGATATGCCAGGGATTGATAGGAAGATCATACAGCATCGTCTCAACATTAATCCAGAATGCAAACCTGTGCAGCATAAGAGGAGAATATTTGCACTAGAGCGCAACAGAGTAGTAACTGAAGAAGTAAAGAAGTTACTAGAAGCTGGTTTCATCAAGGAAGTCTTCTACCCAGATTGTCTAGCAAACATGGTAATGGTAAAAAAGAGCAATGACAAATGGAGAATGTATGTTGATTTCATAGACTTGAATCAGGCTTGCTCGAAGGATAGCTTCCCCTTGTCaaggattgatcaactggtagactCAACAGCTGGATACAAGCTCTTAAGTTTCACGAACGCATTTTCTAGATACAACTAG
- the LOC142621715 gene encoding uncharacterized protein LOC142621715, with protein sequence MASNSVISRDQNERAGAEIVYGPEACYRHSIDLLEELGFPKGVLPLQDLEECGRVRETGFVWMKQKAPYEHFFVGTNTRVSYSLEVTAYVEKFKMKKMTGIKSKQVFLWVPITEMSIDDPASKKIYFKTPMGIGKSFPFTAFMTEEEKQKYLEEKANSAE encoded by the coding sequence ATGGCTAGCAACAGCGTTATATCAAGGGATCAGAACGAGCGTGCTGGGGCAGAGATTGTGTATGGTCCTGAAGCATGTTACCGCCACTCCATAGATCTCTTGGAAGAGCTAGGTTTCCCCAAGGGTGTTCTTCCATTGCAGGACCTTGAAGAGTGTGGAAGAGTTAGAGAAACTGGGTTTGTTTGGATGAAACAAAAGGCCCCATATGAGCACTTCTTTGTTGGGACCAACACCCGGGTGAGTTATTCCCTAGAGGTGACTGCTTACGTGGAGAAATtcaagatgaagaagatgactGGTATTAAGAGCAAGCAAGTGTTTTTGTGGGTGCCCATAACTGAGATGAGTATAGATGACCCTGCAAgcaagaaaatatatttcaagACACCTATGGGGATTGGAAAGTCTTTCCCATTTACAGCTTTCATGACTGAGGAAGAGAAGCAGAAGTATTTGGAGGAGAAGGCCAATAGTGCTGAATGA